ACTACGAAACACTACATTATTCTGGGATTAGGACCTATGGCATGAAATAACCTGAAGTTATTGTTGAACAGGTAACACTTGGTTAATATTTCAATTATTTTTTCCCGGTTTCAGGCGTTCACATCCAGAACCATTAAACGTAAGTCACGTTTACCCTCATGGGGGTGTCAACATTAGGTAAAGATTTTAAAATTTATTGTCTACTGTGTCCCATTAATGACACAACAAACAAAAGTCTAGTTAAGTAAAGTGGTAGTCAATAACTCAAAAAGCTGATCTGATTTGCTTTTTAGTTACTTTGAATAGTTTCTTTATTTACTACTTAATTAAGTTTACATCATTCTCTGCCTTCTGTCGGTTACATAAGTTACCAATTTTATTGAAAACAGGTCATCAAAAACAGTTTATTTGGGATATGACAAAAATTACTCGCTGGTTTAGTCTAACAAGATGTAACGATGATGGAAAAGGAATAATTTGCTAATTTATAGCATCAAGGGATACGGAACTATGAGTTAAATTGTGCATTGCCTAATGTACAATAATTAATTAAAACGCAAGTTGACAAATTGGGGTGCTATCTGCTAGAAGGTTCTAGAATCTCACCTAAAAAAGCCGTAAAAAAACCAAAAAACTTTTGGAGATTTTTCCGGATTAGCCAAAAAATCTGCGATTATTGTTACACTGATTTCAATAAGCACTATGAATATTAAACTTGATCACAGCACTCCATGTCATTTAACTTCCTTCTTTAGCCTACTCATGAAAGAAGGTATTTCTCCCAATCAAATCGTTCTAGGCATTGTTCAATTAGCCACAGAGACTCAGGAGTTAGAGGGGATGATGGCATCAGCAGATTGTTTACGGTTGCTACTGGTACTGATGCCAGCACAAGAATGTGCTAAAGGTGTTTCCGAATATATATCATCTTTAGCAGCAGAAGGTGTTACTACCTTAATGCTGTTAGATGCTCTGAGCCTAGCTTGCTATGTTTGTGGACAATCAGATGAAGCTAACCTAGTTCACTTGACTTACAAGAGATTACAAGCTGATGCGATCATTTCCCAAATGCTTCGTGATTAAGAACTAAATTGTTAATTTTTCATCCTTTTTTACACAGTCTAACTATCTGCAAGTTAATTCATACTCGTACATGACAATTTTGTACTGAATATATCCGTTTGTTCATTAGCAAATCAGTCAGTTTAATTAATCTATATTTTCTCTGTGATTTTTAGTCAATGGCTGTTAGCTGTGGCTATGATTTGAATATTGCAATATTTCTCTTGAGTTTGATTGACAGCACCGTATCTATCGCTTATAATCTGGTCTAGAAGTTTCTAGCGCTGGGGCAATCCCTACATCAATAACTTCTCAACTTTCTCTTTAACCCTGTTGATATTCTATTAAAGCTGAAAACTAAAATAGATATCTGCCAAATTGCCAAAATATGAAATTATCGTCAAAAGATTTCGGGAATTTTATATTTTGCAAATGAAGCGAGCATTTGGTTTTCAGGAAAATATATTTTATATTATAAAGTAGAGACGTTCCATGGAACGTCTCTACGATTTTTTTCGGATATGTTTATTGCCAGAAAATTTTTATTCCCATTAAAAAACGCCTGGGAGTGTTGCCGTGTTTCCACCCCAGACGTTTTTTAAACTTGCTCCTCACACACAAATATAATTTATCACTATTTCAGTTAATTGGCAAGTACCTTAGACAACTATTTTGAAAATTGTTTTTAACAGGGAACAGGGAACAGGTGACAGTGGGGCAAGAATTATTACCAATGACCAATGACCAATGACCAATGACCAATGACCAATGACCAATGACCAATGACCAATGACCAATGACCAATGACCAATGACCAATGACCAATGACCAATGACCAATGACCAATGACCAATGACCAATGACCAATGACCAATGACCAATGACCAATGACCAATGACCAATGACCAATGACCAATGACCAATGACCAATGACCAATGACCAATGACCAATGACCAATGACTAATGACTAATGACTAATGTAAAAAGTGGCGTACACCAGTCAGAACCATTAATAAACCCAGTTCATTAGCGGCTTTGATAGAGTCTTTATCCCGGAGACTTCCTCCTGGTTGGATAACAGCAGTAATTCCGGCTGCTGCGGCTGCTCGGATGGTATCATCGAAGGGGAAAAAGCCGTCACTAGCGAGAAATGCTCCTTGGGCTTTTTCTCCAGCTTGTTCTAGGGCGATTTTTGTCGAACCGACGCGGTTCATTTGTCCAGCACCGACACCTAATGTAGTGCGATCGCTCGTAATTACGATAGCATTTGATTTAACGTGCTTGCAAACTTTCCAAGCAAATAGTAATTCTGCTAAGTCGCTGGAATTAGGTTGACGTTCGCTGACAACTTGCCATTGACTAGGATCAGCAATGATATCATCAGCGGATTGGACTAAAAATCCACCAGCGATCGCTTTCACAGTTTCTTTAGGTCCAGTCAACAAGTCTGGTAAAATCAAAACGCGGACATTGCCTTTTCTAGTTAAAATTTCTTGGGCTTCCTCGTCACAACCAGGAGCAACCACACATTCTAAAAATGTCTTTGTTAATTCATTCGCTGTGTCTGCATCAATCGGCCGATTTAAGGCAACAATTCCCCCAAAAGCCGAGGTAGAATCAGCATTAAAAGCTTTTTGATAAGCGTTAAAAATGTTTGGTGCTTCCGCAGTGCCACAGGGATTAGTATGTTTGATAATTGTAGCTGCGGGACTGTCGGTAAATTCAGCAATGATGCGGCGTGCAGCTTCTAAATCTACCAAATTATTATAGCTGAGTTCCTTCCCTTGTAACTTTATCGCTGCTGCCCAACCAGTGGCCTTATTTCCAGTTTGATACCATGCTGCGGGTTGGTGAGGATTTTCCCCATAACGCAAAGATTGGATTTGTGTACCAGAAATAGTAAATTCTTCTGTTTGTGTGCCAGCTAAATAGGCAGCGATTGCATTATCATAACTAGCAGTATGCAAAAATCCCTTTAACGCGCATTTTTGGCGGAATTCTAAAGATGCTGACCCATTTTGGCGTAATTCTTGCAAATACTCACCATATTGCTCAGGATTACATAATACTGTTAAATGGGCGTAATTTTTTGATGAAGCCCTTAACATTGCAGGGCCACCAATATCAATCTGTTCCACCGCGTCAGCTAAGGTAACACCTGGTTTCGCAATGGTTTCCTCAAAAGGATAAAGATTCACCACTACCAAATCAATCGCCCGAATTTGATTATCTGCCAAATCTGCGACATCTTGCTCTACATCTCGCCGTGCTAGAATACCGCCATGAATGCGGGGATGAAGAGTTTTCACCCGACCGCCTAAAATTTCCGGTGAACCTGTATAATCAGAAACTTTTGTAACTGGTATTCCTGCATCTTTCAGGGTTTTGGCTGTTCCCCCACTGCTGATGATATCAAAGCCAAATTCCTCAACTAAACTCCGGGCTAAATCAATTATACCAGTTTTATTAGATACACTCAGTAGGGCTAAACGCGCCATAATTCCCCAAATTCCTTTGGACTAAATTGCTTTCGTGAAGAATATTCTACCGAAAGTATGGTCAGATTGGTGACATACTCCACACACTCCCCTTCGGGTGAGTGTGGGCTTCTCAACGACTCCTCTATGAGGACATTGATTGAGCTTTGGGGGCGTGTGTCCCACGCGCCTTTATATTTATAGCCGCATTTAGATCCCGACACAAGCTGACCTTACAATTAGGGCAATTGTGCGTTCTTTCTGATAGCGGCTTTTTGACTTTGTGACTGCAATTAGAACATTCTTGGCTCGTACCGTTTGGATTTACAGCTATCACTTTCAAACCAGCATTTTCGGCTTTGTTTGAAAGTATAGTAATGAACTGTCCCCATCCAGCATCGTTAATACTTTTTGCCAATTTTGTTTTAGCAAGTCCTTTTATATTCAATTTTTCAACAACTACTACATCGTACTTTTTGAGCAGATTATTAGCAGTTTTAAAGTGAAAATCTTTTCTAGTATCACCAACTTTTTTGTGCTGCTTACTTAGTTTTTTAATAGCTTTTTTACGGCGATTAGAACCTTTCTTTCTACGAGAAACACGACGTTGAGCAGATTTTAATTTACGTTCAGCTTTACGCAAAAACTTAGGGGCTGCAATTCTTTCATCGTCTGAGGTGACAATAAAATCAATTAACCCGACATCAATACCAACAGTATTATTAGCATTAAAATCAGGTTTAATCGTGGGAACTATCTTGTCGTCAAGGCTTAGAGTCACATAATACCCGTCTGCTTTTTTGGTGACAGACACAGTTTTAATATCAAAACCATCGGGTATTTGCCGATGAACAATTACTTTTATATCTCCTATTTTTGACAGTGTAATTCTGTTATTAATAAAGTGATGTTGTTTAAATTGGGGAAAAGTAAATGTTTTGTATTGCCCTGCACTTTTCAATCTAGGTCTACCCGACTTTTTCCCATTAGCATCACATTTTAACCATCGATCAAAAGCTAATTCAACCTTTTTTGGAACTTCCTGTAGCACCTGAGAATGAATTTCTTTGTACCAAGGACGGTCTTCTTTAAGTTGAATTAATGATGCTTGCTGACTAAAGCGGTTAGGCTTATCTTTTAGTTCTGGTAAATAACAAACAAGAATGGAACATCTATCAATAGGAGAACGGTTTTGTTCGTACCAGTGGAAGCGTTGAGCCAGTTGATAATTATACTGATGCCGCAGCATATCTAGTGTTTTATCAATTTTTTCTGCTTGCTCTTTTGTTGGTTTTAATCGGTACTGATAAGATGTTCTCATTTTTTTGTTTCCTTTCGACCTGTTTTTATGATAGCATAAAGGATAGCCATTAACCACCCTTTATGAAAAATAAAAGATTAAGCCTAAGAATCAGTGAAAGAAGAATGCGAGTATTGCAAACTTACGCCGCAGCCAAAGATAAAACTATTACGTCCTTAGTCGAAGATTGGATAGATTCTCTTAAATCAGAAAATGTTCATTCGTCATTGACCAACGATCCTGATTGAAATGCGTTCAATTTCGCCCGTTGGGCAATTCCTCACTCACGCGCATTCATCCCACACTCCGGTATAGTGAGATGTGGGACTTCTGCTGTTTGTGTTAAAGCTCCCGACTCTAATAGAGGGATTTGGGGGACAAGGCAGACAAGGTGACAAGGGAGGAAAACCGGACAAGAAAGGGATGATTGGTCATAAAAAAAACCATAAATTGAGTATTTTGTGGACAAAATCCTCCTTGTCTTCCCGGTCTTGCCTTTACAGAGAATATTAAAAACCTATACTGTCAGATAAAGGGACGGAGATTTTTGCTTCAATGACCAACCTTATATAAACAATACCTATATATTTGCCCAATAAGTATCATATTTTTATATTCTTAGAGATTTAAACGCTGATCATCAGATCCAAATTACGGTAAATGCTCATATTGTCAATTAGGCAGAAGCTTTATGTATTATTGCCGCATAAATAATCTTTATCATAACAATAAAAATTTCTAGAGATTTAAACGCTGATCATCAGATCCAAATTACGGTAAATGCTGATATTGTCAATTAGGCAGAAGCTTTATGTATTATTGCCGAATAAATAACCTTTATCATAACAAATAAAAAGCTTTTTCTCTGTAGAAAAAGCTTTTGAGTTGTTTAGAATAGGTAGTTTATTGACACTATGGGGTAGTAGATTTTCTGAGTTATTTCTAGATCACCCTCTCACTCGGTTCTTCACATTCATACAAAACTAATTACAGCTTTTCTAGCAGGAAAAACAGCAATGAATAAGCAGATTCGTCCCTTTTATCGCCTTCTAGCACTAGCTATAGGTTCGATGGTTCTGGCAATTTTTGCCCCCACAGTTGTCCAGGCAGCAGATCCTGTGACACTGGA
The window above is part of the Dolichospermum sp. DET69 genome. Proteins encoded here:
- the purH gene encoding bifunctional phosphoribosylaminoimidazolecarboxamide formyltransferase/IMP cyclohydrolase produces the protein MARLALLSVSNKTGIIDLARSLVEEFGFDIISSGGTAKTLKDAGIPVTKVSDYTGSPEILGGRVKTLHPRIHGGILARRDVEQDVADLADNQIRAIDLVVVNLYPFEETIAKPGVTLADAVEQIDIGGPAMLRASSKNYAHLTVLCNPEQYGEYLQELRQNGSASLEFRQKCALKGFLHTASYDNAIAAYLAGTQTEEFTISGTQIQSLRYGENPHQPAAWYQTGNKATGWAAAIKLQGKELSYNNLVDLEAARRIIAEFTDSPAATIIKHTNPCGTAEAPNIFNAYQKAFNADSTSAFGGIVALNRPIDADTANELTKTFLECVVAPGCDEEAQEILTRKGNVRVLILPDLLTGPKETVKAIAGGFLVQSADDIIADPSQWQVVSERQPNSSDLAELLFAWKVCKHVKSNAIVITSDRTTLGVGAGQMNRVGSTKIALEQAGEKAQGAFLASDGFFPFDDTIRAAAAAGITAVIQPGGSLRDKDSIKAANELGLLMVLTGVRHFLH
- a CDS encoding transposase, producing MRTSYQYRLKPTKEQAEKIDKTLDMLRHQYNYQLAQRFHWYEQNRSPIDRCSILVCYLPELKDKPNRFSQQASLIQLKEDRPWYKEIHSQVLQEVPKKVELAFDRWLKCDANGKKSGRPRLKSAGQYKTFTFPQFKQHHFINNRITLSKIGDIKVIVHRQIPDGFDIKTVSVTKKADGYYVTLSLDDKIVPTIKPDFNANNTVGIDVGLIDFIVTSDDERIAAPKFLRKAERKLKSAQRRVSRRKKGSNRRKKAIKKLSKQHKKVGDTRKDFHFKTANNLLKKYDVVVVEKLNIKGLAKTKLAKSINDAGWGQFITILSNKAENAGLKVIAVNPNGTSQECSNCSHKVKKPLSERTHNCPNCKVSLCRDLNAAINIKARGTHAPKAQSMSS